In a genomic window of Epinephelus lanceolatus isolate andai-2023 chromosome 3, ASM4190304v1, whole genome shotgun sequence:
- the ap1m2 gene encoding AP-1 complex subunit mu-2, which produces MSASAIFVLDLKGKVLICRNYKGDVDMVEIDHFLPLLMQHEEEGLICPVMSHGNVHFMWIKHSNLYLVATTNKNSNASLVYSFLYKLVEVFTEYFKELEEESIQDNFVVVYELLDELMDFGFPQTTDSKILQEYITQEGAKLEVAKSKVPTTVTNAVSWRSEGIKYKKNEVFIDVIESINVLVNANGSVMSSDIVGSIKLKTMLSGMPELRLGLNDRVLFALTGRDKGKTVVMEDVKFHQCVRLSRFESDRTISFIPPDGESELMSYRINTHVKPLIWIESVIEKFSHSRVEIMVKAKGQFKKQSVANNVEVRVPVPSDADSPKFKTSTGHAKYVPEKNLVVWTIKSFPGGKEFLMRAHFGLPSVENDELEGKPPITVKFEIPYFTVSGIQVRYMKIIEKSGYQALPWVRYITQSGDYQLRTNV; this is translated from the exons GTGTTGATTTGTCGGAACTACAAAGGTGATGTGGACATGGTGGAGATCGACCACTTCCTTCCCTTACTCATGCAACATGAGGAAGAAGGGCTTATCTGCCCTGTGATGTCACACGGCAATGTCCACTTCATGTGGATCAAACACAGCAACCTGTACC TGGTGGCTACTACCAACAAGAACTCCAATGCTTCACTTGTGTACTCATTTCTGTACAAACTAGTCGAG GTGTTCACAGAGTACTTcaaagagctggaggaggagagcatTCAGGATAATTTTGTGGTTGTCTACGAGCTGCTGGATGAGCTGATGGACTTTGGGTTCCCTCAAACTACTGACAGCAAGATCCTACAGGA ATACATAACTCAAGAAGGTGCCAAGCTCGAGGTGGCAAAGTCCAAGGTGCCGACCACTGTCACCAACGCTGTCTCCTGGAGGTCAGAGGGTATCAAATACAAGAAGAACGAGGTCTTTATTGATGTCATCGAGTCCATCAACGTACTG GTGAATGCCAATGGCAGTGTGATGAGCAGTGACATCGTGGGCAGCATCAAGCTGAAAACTATGCTCTCTGGCATGCCTGAACTGCGGCTGGGCCTCAACGATCGAGTGCTCTTTGCTCTCACCGGAC GTGACAAGGGAAAAACAGTGGTGATGGAGGACGTGAAGTTCCACCAGTGTGTCCGTCTCTCACGCTTTGAGAGTGATCGAACAATCTCCTTCATTCCTCCAGATGGGGAGTCTGAACTCATGTCCTATCGCATCAATACCCAC GTGAAGCCTCTGATATGGATTGAATCAGTCATCGAGAAATTCTCTCACAGTAGAGTGGAAATCATGGTTAAG GCAAAGGGACAATTTAAAAAGCAGTCTGTGGCAAATAATGTGGAGGTTAGAGTCCCTGTCCCCAGTGATGCTGACTCCCCCAAGTTCAAAACCAGCACGGGCCACGCCAAATATGTGCCTGAGAAGAACTTGGTGGTGTGGACCATCAAGTCTTTCCCT GGAGGTAAAGAGTTTCTAATGAGAGCTCATTTTGGTCTGCCCAGTGTGGAGAACGATGAGCTGGAGGGCAAGCCTCCCATTACCGTCAAATTTGAAATCCCATACTTCACAGTCTCAGGAATACAG GTGCGATATATGAAGATCATTGAGAAAAGTGGTTACCAGGCTTTACCATGGGTGCGGTACATTACACAGAGTGGAG ACTACCAGCTGAGGACCAATGTGTAA
- the cdkn2d gene encoding cyclin-dependent kinase 4 inhibitor D, translated as MVFSQMDAGKALTAAAARGNTSEVQRILEECRVHPDTLNEFGRTALQVMMMGNSKVASLLLEKGADPNVQDKHGIAPVHDAARTGFLDTLQVLVEYGASVNIPDHSGALPIHIAIREGHRDVVEFLAPRSDLKHTNISGQTAVDVARASCVPNMIDLLFAHIHS; from the exons ATGGTCTTTAGTCAGATGGATGCCGGTAAAGCTTTGACGGCGGCAGCAGCCAGAGGGAATACGAGCGAGGTGCAGAGGATCCTGGAGGAATGCAGGGTGCATCCTGATACTCTCAATGAGTTCGGCAGGACTGCGCTACAG gtgatgatgatggggaACTCCAAGGTCGCTAGTTTGCTATTAGAAAAAGGAGCAGACCCCAACGTCCAGGACAAACATGGGATAGCGCCTGTCCACGATGCAGCCAGAACAGGATTCCTGGACACTCTGCAGGTTCTGGTGGAGTACGGCGCTTCGGTCAACATCCCAGACCACAGCGGCGCACTTCCTATCCACATTGCCATCCGGGAAGGCCACAGGGATGTTGTGGAGTTCTTAGCACCACGGTCCGACCTGAAGCACACCAACATCAGCGGTCAGACGGCTGTAGACGTGGCCCGAGCTTCATGTGTGCCTAATATGATTGACTTGCTTTTCGCTCACATTCATAGTTAG